TTTTATGACATTTTATCCGCCTACCCAATCTTAGGCGGTAAAGGGATGAATATCCGCTCACTAAAACTGGCAATGGGACTAACAGCATCGAAAGGAAAGAAATATCCTATTGATAAAATATACACACGTCATTTTATTGATACGGCTAAAGCTGTTGGATTTGATACTGCGAGAATGGAGGAGATAATAAAAGAATTTGCGATAAATATGCCTAAGGCCATTAAGGAATTAGAAGCACAATTACCAAGCGATTTTCCAAAAAGTATCTCTGACAGCATATTCAGTAATGCATTAAGAATGGTAAATAAGATCGGCTTGAGTAATGATTTGCAGTAACGATGATTTAAGGCCTATCTTTACTCGATAATCAGAGAATATCTAGAATGAATATAATTGATGGAAATGGATGCCGGTATTAACTGCATCCATTTTTCTAGTTAGGTAAGTTGTTTTGGGCAAAGGTATCTTAAGGACTTTGCTAATTTAGCGTTCTATGGGTTATCTCAAGTATGGAAAAACTGACAGATAAAAGGCAAGATGTGCCCAAATTTCCTGTTAATCCTCCCCTAAAAGTTGGGTGATTATATCTCTTTTGAGTTTACCTAACTGTACAACAGAAATATATTCTGGGCACTGTGGTATATCACAGTAGTTCAATCCATATATCATATCAACATACACATCTAAAAACTCATCTTTTAGATAACTATATTTAATATACTTCATTGCTAGATTATTTATTGTAGTAATCTCATTTTGATATCGTTCAGCCAACTTGAGGTCTCTAACCGAGAAGTCATTAACTCGTTTTGAATTTTCTCTCAACTCAATATCTACACTTGAAAATGGATTATCACACCCAATATTTAACTTTACCAGTTGCTCAAGTGGCAGTCTAAATCGATATTCTGAATCAAAACAATTTTCATATGGATTGATATGATTATCATTGGTAAACTCAATACTCCCCCTGACTGTAGAGTTACATAAACCACAGCAAGGAATCAAATTAAAGAAAGACAAAGAAAGGTAAGGATACTTACTCTTTAAATAAAAATGATCCAAGTCAAAAAATAGCTTATCCTTAGTGGATTCATATTTGACAACATCCATCTTATGATTATTACAATAAAAGCATTGAGCTTGTGTCCCAATCAACTTTTTGTAAGTATCAATACATCCTTTTGAGTTTCTATAACCACTGTAATTAAATACATTCTCACTAATTATTCTATGAAACTCAGTTTTATTACCATGAATATCGTTCCAATCACTAGGTATCACTATCTTATTTATCTCAGAGATTATATTTTTAAATACATTTGGCTCTGCAAGGATTATCCTATTAATGTTTATAGAGCAATAGTCGACAAACTTCAGCAACCTAGACTGATGTTTCTTATCATTATTACAAAAATTAAGTAGGTATCCTTTATCTAAAAACGTCTTCTTAGCTAGTAACAATTTATGCGTGATTGAATTTAAAGATGGTTTAGTATCTTTTCTGATAGGGTTAACCTTTGATAAATGAAAATCAGCAATAGTTTGTAAGTTCCCCTTTGACTTTTGTACCAAACAAGAATTCCCCACCTTAATCATGATTTGATTAACCTCTTAATTTCATTTTTATTATCGAATAAATGTCGAGCGATAAGCGTAGAGTCTTCCAATTGTTTTGCTCTTATCGCAATGTCAATTCTATCTGTAATCAAATCAACATGTTTATCACTAAGATGTAAATCAACGTTTAATTCTGGATTCTCTTTCAAGAACTCTGACAAAATTGGGCTAATAAATTGCCTTCCAAATACCACAGGAGCGGAGACTCTTAATTGACCTGTTGGTCTTCCCATCTGAGAACGAGCATTTGACTCTGCTTCATCTAATTGGCTAAGTATCGACACGCAGCGATGAAAATAGTCCTGACCAACCTCAGTTAATGACAATTCACGACTTGTGCGAGACAGTAATTTAACTCCCATCAGTTCTTCTAACGCCGCAACTTTTTTACTCACGGTCGCTTGAGTCGTTCCTTGCTCTCTTGCAGCAGCTGAAAAGCTACCTGTTTGTACTACAAGTACAAATGCTCGTATAGCGCCTAATTGATCCAAATCGAAGTTCTCTCATAAAAATGATATCAATAGATATTGTAAAGTATATTACAACAATTCAATAATTGAATAGATAGACTCTTATTATCATTAGTATTATTCCTTCAATGAAAGAGGACCATTCTGAAAGCCTTCAATAGAAACTTTTATATACTGCTCTACTTTCTCACTTAGTGTCTCGGCCATACTTTGCTGCTGGCTATGCTTAAGGAAAGTAATATGAAGACTAGAAGTGGCATCAAATGGTTCCTCTGTTTTCAATTCATCTACTTTTATTCTGTCTCCAAGAAAGAAGGTATCTATTTGCTTAATCTCGCCTGTCTCTGTATTTAATTTAAATAACCCTAAATACCAAAATACGCCTGTTCCTTGATTTGATACAAAAAATGGCACAGAGAAAATCATCTCATCGTCAATATTGCCAAGATTTAAAGGCGTGATTTTGTAGTAATCTAAACCGACTGAACCACGTTCCTCACCATTTTGATATTTTCCGGTAGCCAAATGAAGATCATCATATTCTCTCAATTCTGTCAGAGAAGCTTTGGCTTTAGAATTAGGCAATTGGATCTGCCAGTAGTCGTCGGTATTAATACTAAATAACGTCAACATCACATTATTCTCTGTATCTAAGCTACTTTCTGCATCCACTACATAAATATCATCATTCGTAAAATTGAAACGATAAACGCCAGCAGCTGCGATTAATAAACTAACAGAAACAATACCCAACAAGATTTTCTTCAGCATGAGTGCCCCTACGATTTAGAAATAATTAAAAACATCATCACAATAACGTTAGCTAGGCTCAAAAACTACCCCACTCCTCAATCCATTCCAGAATAAGTCCAAACACTTCTGCATCT
The Aliivibrio fischeri ATCC 7744 = JCM 18803 = DSM 507 DNA segment above includes these coding regions:
- a CDS encoding LysR family transcriptional regulator — translated: MDQLGAIRAFVLVVQTGSFSAAAREQGTTQATVSKKVAALEELMGVKLLSRTSRELSLTEVGQDYFHRCVSILSQLDEAESNARSQMGRPTGQLRVSAPVVFGRQFISPILSEFLKENPELNVDLHLSDKHVDLITDRIDIAIRAKQLEDSTLIARHLFDNKNEIKRLIKS